One bacterium DNA window includes the following coding sequences:
- a CDS encoding peptidylprolyl isomerase: protein MTPRRLALLAALAGVVALTAFGLLRGRAPAAPRAERSPTAAADSLVTARGMTDLRTQAVAGAHILISHRDARPAMPGVTRTRDEAHALAVRVATEIFDKRASFDEMARRYSDDAHSARLGGDLGVVTPGRLPLSLEVTLSQLEIGGIEPCVESPAGFHVLMRVPVRRAVARHILIAWKGSGGDGGTISRSRPQAQTLAAEIAGQAQAPDADFCDLAARFSDDEQSRFGCGLVGLVEPGNLEAAFEETLFALKPGGISGVVETSYGFHIVKRDPEPPPR from the coding sequence ATGACCCCACGGCGACTCGCGTTGCTGGCGGCCCTGGCGGGCGTGGTCGCGCTGACGGCCTTCGGGCTGCTGCGCGGCCGCGCACCGGCCGCCCCGCGGGCGGAGCGTTCCCCGACGGCCGCCGCGGATTCCCTCGTGACCGCGCGGGGGATGACCGACCTGCGGACGCAAGCGGTCGCCGGCGCGCACATCCTGATCTCCCACCGCGACGCCCGTCCGGCGATGCCGGGCGTCACGCGCACGCGGGACGAAGCGCACGCCCTGGCCGTGCGGGTCGCGACCGAGATCTTCGACAAGCGCGCCTCGTTCGACGAGATGGCCCGCCGCTACTCCGACGACGCCCACTCGGCGCGCCTCGGCGGCGACCTGGGCGTCGTGACGCCCGGCCGGCTGCCGCTGTCCCTGGAGGTCACCCTGTCGCAGCTGGAGATCGGGGGGATCGAGCCCTGCGTCGAGTCGCCCGCCGGCTTCCACGTGCTGATGCGCGTGCCCGTGCGGCGAGCCGTGGCCCGCCACATCCTGATCGCCTGGAAGGGGTCGGGAGGCGACGGCGGCACGATCTCCCGTTCACGGCCCCAGGCGCAGACCCTGGCCGCCGAGATCGCCGGCCAGGCGCAGGCGCCCGACGCCGACTTCTGCGACCTGGCCGCCCGCTTCTCCGACGACGAGCAGAGCCGCTTCGGGTGCGGGCTCGTCGGGCTGGTGGAGCCGGGGAATCTGGAAGCGGCCTTCGAGGAGACCCTCTTCGCCCTGAAGCCCGGCGGGATCTCCGGTGTGGTGGAAACGTCGTACGGGTTCCACATCGTGAAGCGCGACCCGGAGCCGCCGCCGCGGTGA
- a CDS encoding RNA methyltransferase: MARFPHDPVDPAAQAVLDNVRIVLSRTTEPRNVGATARAIKTMGLSRLVLISPHDPYGERARALAHGAEDVLDGAQVVLDHRAAVRDCLVVAGTTARPRELRKGALLPPHELAALLIEHAAEGPVALMFGTERTGLTNDEVYACRYVCAIDTAPEQPSLNLSQAVMVLSYELRRAWRAACTTPRREPSRRPEMRVNHPHRSTKLPTQDELDAMYEHLGAAMAAVGFEPPEREKFLTYMRHLHMRAGIVDWELQIHHLLSSKILHATGADPYRKGER, translated from the coding sequence GTGGCCCGCTTCCCCCACGACCCCGTCGACCCCGCGGCCCAGGCGGTGCTGGACAACGTCCGCATCGTGCTGAGCCGCACCACCGAGCCGCGCAACGTCGGCGCCACGGCCCGCGCCATCAAGACGATGGGCCTGTCGCGCCTGGTGCTGATCTCGCCCCACGACCCCTACGGCGAGCGGGCCCGCGCGCTGGCCCACGGGGCCGAGGACGTGCTCGACGGCGCGCAGGTCGTGCTGGACCACCGGGCCGCGGTGCGCGACTGCCTAGTCGTGGCCGGCACCACCGCGCGCCCCCGCGAGCTGCGCAAGGGCGCGCTGCTGCCGCCGCACGAGCTGGCGGCGCTGCTGATCGAGCACGCGGCCGAGGGGCCGGTGGCCCTGATGTTCGGCACCGAGCGCACCGGGCTGACCAACGACGAGGTCTACGCCTGCCGCTACGTCTGCGCGATCGACACCGCCCCCGAGCAGCCGTCCCTGAACCTCTCGCAGGCCGTGATGGTCCTGAGCTACGAGCTGCGCCGGGCCTGGCGCGCGGCCTGCACGACGCCGCGGCGCGAGCCGAGCCGCCGGCCCGAGATGCGCGTCAACCACCCGCACCGCTCCACGAAGCTGCCGACGCAGGACGAGCTGGACGCGATGTACGAGCACCTCGGCGCGGCCATGGCGGCGGTCGGCTTCGAGCCGCCGGAGCGGGAGAAGTTCCTGACCTACATGCGCCACCTCCACATGCGCGCGGGGATCGTGGACTGGGAGCTGCAGATCCACCACCTGCTCTCCAGCAAGATCCTGCACGCCACCGGGGCCGACCCCTACCGGAAGGGCGAACGATGA